From the genome of Sulfurovum sp. NBC37-1, one region includes:
- a CDS encoding DNA polymerase III subunit delta' translates to MRLISQVLITNDIEGTISALESAATTERIVKILEGEKAFSVDDARLAIEKAYMASEETTVIILAAKIFTTIVQNKLLKVIEEPPTKKEFILITPSKATILSTIRSRLPIVILNEEKIETDLGLDLPQLSLATAYEFIQSHKRTDAKAMKLLIENISKEAIRSQQYDLDEKTLALFSNAFVALDVGSPPQFVLTTLLLKLLARKKR, encoded by the coding sequence ATGAGATTGATCAGCCAGGTACTCATCACCAACGATATCGAAGGTACGATATCTGCACTTGAATCCGCCGCAACGACAGAGCGTATCGTCAAGATACTGGAAGGCGAAAAAGCTTTTTCTGTCGATGATGCCAGGCTGGCCATCGAAAAAGCCTATATGGCGAGCGAAGAGACAACAGTCATCATCCTTGCAGCCAAGATATTCACGACTATCGTACAGAATAAACTGCTTAAGGTCATCGAAGAGCCTCCCACCAAAAAAGAGTTCATTCTTATTACGCCAAGCAAAGCAACCATTCTTTCTACCATCCGTTCCCGTCTGCCTATTGTCATTCTCAATGAAGAAAAAATAGAGACAGATCTGGGACTGGACCTGCCGCAGCTCAGTCTGGCAACGGCTTATGAATTCATTCAGTCCCATAAACGTACCGATGCCAAAGCGATGAAGCTCCTGATAGAGAACATTTCCAAAGAGGCGATACGGTCACAGCAGTATGATCTGGATGAAAAGACACTGGCACTTTTTTCCAATGCTTTTGTAGCGTTGGATGTAGGGTCGCCTCCGCAGTTCGTTTTGACGACATTGCTGTTGAAACTTCTGGCAAGAAAAAAACGGTAA
- the folP gene encoding dihydropteroate synthase, translating into MHIYKLGTISDKKKALKTLGVESGGIAIMAKKMELFYFYIKDLKTPAANILKQDALSIGAELAVPGGVITCEKPLHDCILIGTKKHMETLSRKELAQPFGLKTLAHQLKAFLSLPSFPTKIMGVINANDDSFFAGSRFQNDEAVARIESMIEEGAELIDIGAVSSRPGAQTVSTGEEMARIKPICDAVGQSGLADKAVFSIDSYTPEVVEYALQNGFSLVNDITGAADEKIISLAVEYGARLCIMHMQGTPQTMQKSPKYEDVMVEVDAFFAERIAKCETMGMKRENIILDVGIGFGKTLEHNLTLLKNLGHFSHFGCEVLIGASRKSMIDKIIPASTEERLPGTLVLHLKAVENGASIVRCHDVKEHRQALAVLQALL; encoded by the coding sequence ATGCATATTTATAAACTTGGTACGATTTCCGATAAAAAGAAAGCCTTAAAAACACTTGGTGTGGAGAGCGGCGGCATTGCCATTATGGCAAAGAAGATGGAGCTTTTCTATTTCTATATCAAGGACCTCAAAACCCCGGCAGCGAACATTCTCAAGCAGGATGCTTTGAGCATTGGTGCGGAGCTGGCGGTGCCGGGCGGGGTCATTACCTGTGAGAAACCGCTGCATGACTGCATACTCATCGGTACGAAAAAGCATATGGAGACTCTTTCGCGAAAAGAGCTGGCACAGCCTTTCGGGCTGAAAACACTGGCACATCAGCTGAAGGCATTCCTCTCCCTGCCCTCATTCCCGACAAAGATCATGGGTGTTATCAATGCCAATGACGACAGTTTTTTTGCGGGCAGCAGGTTTCAGAATGATGAAGCCGTAGCACGTATTGAAAGTATGATAGAAGAGGGTGCAGAACTCATCGATATCGGGGCGGTCTCTTCCCGTCCCGGGGCGCAAACGGTGAGTACAGGTGAGGAGATGGCACGCATCAAGCCGATCTGTGATGCCGTAGGGCAGAGCGGCTTGGCGGACAAAGCGGTCTTTTCCATTGACAGCTATACTCCTGAAGTGGTGGAGTATGCCCTGCAGAACGGTTTCTCCCTTGTCAACGACATTACCGGAGCAGCAGATGAAAAGATCATCTCGCTGGCAGTTGAATACGGTGCAAGACTCTGCATTATGCATATGCAGGGAACACCACAGACCATGCAAAAGAGTCCGAAATATGAGGATGTGATGGTCGAGGTGGATGCTTTCTTTGCCGAGCGTATTGCCAAATGTGAAACGATGGGAATGAAGCGGGAAAACATCATTCTCGATGTAGGTATCGGTTTTGGCAAAACCCTGGAGCATAATCTGACTCTTTTGAAGAACCTGGGGCATTTCAGCCATTTTGGCTGCGAAGTGCTTATCGGTGCCAGTCGAAAATCAATGATAGACAAGATCATACCTGCAAGTACGGAAGAAAGGTTGCCCGGTACACTGGTCTTGCATCTCAAAGCGGTGGAGAACGGGGCATCCATCGTCCGCTGTCA